In Rutidosis leptorrhynchoides isolate AG116_Rl617_1_P2 chromosome 6, CSIRO_AGI_Rlap_v1, whole genome shotgun sequence, the DNA window tcggttaccagatgtacatcatacgaatgatttttattacacttgcgagtgtaatgttatgaaaaatgagaatcttgtggtctattatattattgaaaatgattgtttatgataaaataatgaactcaccaaccttttggttgacactttaaagcatgtttattctcaggtatgaaaaaaatctttcgctgtgcatttgctcattttagagatattacttggagttatttatgacatatttcaaaagacgttgcattcgagttattgaattcatcaagattattattaagtcaattatagttggatatattatgaaatggtatgcatgtcgtcaactttcgatgaaatgaaagtttgtcttttaaaaacgaatgcaatgtttgtaaaatgtatcatatagaggtcaagtacctcgcaatgaaatcaactattgtgaatcgtttataatcggtatgaacaggtcctttcagttgtacgtattcattttatgcatatgtatgtatatagtatattctcactcactaagcattagcttaccctctcattgtttacatttttatagattctcgtggaggtggaggtggaggctcgggtaagcatgggaactagtaacttgcgtaggttgctttagaagatgtacttttggattgattaggattgtgtagcatatccccaatcgctatgctcggtctttattttgtgtcaaactaatgtggtcgaaacttgtattttgcaaTTCGATGGTTAAACGGGTCAATGTGGGCCCGGAGTCGTAAAACGTGATTTGTTGTAAAAACATGCTTAGAATACTTAACTTAATGTTGTATGACGATCGGTTAAATTTAAAAGTGTTATGAAACGTGTTTTACGAACGTGCATAAAAAGAAaatggacagaccactttggagcgACGCTCCATATGTCCGAAACtagtatttaataaaaaaaaaaagatttagtgttttcggttggataacgggttgggtcgttacatattgACAAGATTTTACTCGTTTTCTCACTGTAGGTCTACatatgatttataaaaaaaaacacaGATTGGTAAATACCAAAAAACGGGGTGGTCTTGGAGTGATTAGGGTCTACTTTCCAACCCACAGGCCATGAATTTGAATCcactaaactatctgcaaaagcgAATAGTTGCTTTGTGATTAGTCGGTTTGCAAAGCAGATCGAAAGCTCGGGCATAAGAACAATGGTTAGTACATTCGTTCGTCGTTATCACacacacacaatatatatatatatatatatatatatatatatatatatatataaacaaaaaaacTTGCAAAAATGGGGTGAAAGTCCtcacatcttttttttttttgaaaaaattaaTGATAACATTAAACCTAGCCTTTTCATCATAGGATCAAAAGGACAAACGAAGATACAAAGTCCGTGCAAACGCTACAAGGTTCGAAAGTAGAAAACAATTCCTATCAAGCTAACTAAACCCGAGCCTTGAGCAACGAGCTTTTACAAACCAACACACAAATTCAAAATATGACTATTACCGACACACAATACAAATCAACCAATATACGACCAATAATACCGTCTAACCACTTTAACTTTTTTAGTTTTAATAATTGGTTAACCACCACACCATCCACCTTCAAATGATTAAAAATCTTACCTTTCTTTCTTAATCACATAGGAAGATACAATTGTAGATCCACATCTAATTCTAATGCCCGGTACGGAAGAAGGAAGCGACCCTTCCATATCAAGCTCCTAAAAAAAACCAACCTCCCTATCTTTCAACAAGATCACACTCGTGATCCTCTCTACAAACACTTGGCCCGATGTAAGGACACCCGAAAAACTAACTTGAGTTGCGTCCACAAACACCTTTTAAATCGTTTGTCCACACACTAAGTCACCATCATAGTCTTTAAGCATAAAAGAACGTGAAACCCCTTTCATCTTCAATCTCGACTCCTTTTTATCAATCCTTCATCCCGACATCCATTAATAACCGCCTTCCTTTTCAACCTATCCTTTTGTAAGACTTCGAATCTTTCAGCAAAACAAAGCTTAGGTTGAAGCTAAGTAGGGCCATGAACATGATCCACAACCGGCAAAACAAGCCCATCAGGTTGCACTTCACACACATCATCAACCTGTCCATGATTCTGTAACGCAACAAGCCCAACAGTTTGAACATTACTCTCACAATCAAACGGGCCATGGACCTGGGTCACAACAAGCACATTCAGTTAAAGTAGATCTGGGCGCATCCCACTATCCGAAGACGATCCAGGAGATACAGTGCACAAACTAGGCCCAACAACGGATGGAAGGCCCGCAACAACCAAACCAATAACAACCAAACCCGACATATTAGCATCAGTTGTCGAAACCGCAATAGGAGGATTAACAACACAGGGATGACGAGCAACAGAGGGTGTCACCATATGCGACTTACAACCCTTACAATCTGATTCCACGAATCGATTAGTAGAAGCACGCAATTCACGATCAAAAGAATCATACATCCGATCAAGAGATTTAACAGTAGACACCTCGAAAACCCAAACATTAGTCGAAGTACACATCGAAAAAGATTCATCTTCTAAATGCACCATAATTGAGTCATGAATATGCTTCGGGTTAGCGGACTTCACAAAAAAGAAAAAGAGAACCCTCATTGTCCAAATTGGAAGTAGATTTAGCAACCGCAATAACATCCCCAAACAATTGTCCACAATTGAAGTGTTACCTTTGGAAACAAACGACACCGGGATCCCTAAGATCTCAAGTCAAGCAAAACGAAAAAACTTTTTTGCTATCACCTCAAATGGGGACACCATCACGAAATCAGGGGCATTAGCATTAGTTAAGTTGTCATAACTAACTAAATCACTACAAACGCAAATGCAACCAAAAACACCAAACTTACTAACATGAGAAACCTGTGCTGttgaaaaaaattaaaagtaaGAGACCTTTGTATCAACAATTGGAATCAATCAAAATAACCGATAAGTGCAATTGATTATTCACATAGGAGTTGGGAAAAAAATTACACCGTAATTGATTGCTAGTTTTACCTTTGAGCTTCTAAATTACTCAAACGAATATCTTTTCACATTACCTATGCTTAGTAAACATTAAACAGCATAATTTAATTTAAGAATAACTTACACAAGCACTAAACAAAAGTATATAAAAACCAAAAAAATAAAGATaaactaataaaataatatttCCACAGCTTGTTCTATCTAAAACTATGTGAAAGAGTTACTTTTTGTTCTGATACTTGAAGTGGGGATTCTTGACTTCACTTCAGGTCACACAGTCACACACCATGGGCCTCTTCCAACTTGGATGTCCTTTGCATTAACTTAATTCTGAGTATTTCTTATATTACCCTTAAAATAAACATCTTTATATAAGATTATAATATTCTTTCTTATTCTTGTTTATTTGATTTGATTTTTTTCTACCCATGATTGATTATATTGCATTCTCAAGCTGGGATCTTTTTCCAGCTAGGTTTAGTTATATCAAATCTCCACCTTTTATTGTTCATCTCAAATCTCTCCATTAAACTAACTTTTGAGTTGTCTAAACACCCTAACTCTCAGTTCTTTTTTGCATCCAAGAGCTCAACctgaagtttttttttttcaatcattcTTGTATTTCTCGTTTGGATTTACAATTCTTGAttgtttttcttatttttctagttAAATCTTTTGTGGGTTTTGGTTATTCATACAGTATCTCCACCTGGGTACCCACAAAATCTTATTCCATTGTTGGGTTTCATCACTTTCAGCTCTTTTTTCAAGAAAAAGATTACCTTTATTGATCTTATTTACTTCTTGTTCAACTTGAGCATACTCAATGAAGAACCCAACTAGGGTTTATCAAGTTTGTCTGATACTTTTGCTGATTCCATTTTTTTGTTGGATGAAACCAGTGAATGGAATTGGGGCTAATTGGGGGACCCAGTCATCTCACCCACTGCCTCCAGAAACAGTAGTGAGGATGTTGGTGGAAAATGGGATCCAAAAAGTAAAGCTTTTTGATGCAGATTATGGTGCACTAAGAGCTTTGAGCAAGTCTGGAATTCAAGTTATGGTTGGTATTCCTAATGACTTGCTTGCTACTATGGCTGGTAGCATGAAGGCTGCTGATAAATGGGTTTCAAAAAATGTTTCAGATCATCTCTCTAATAGTGTTGACATCAGGTGTAGTAGCTCAAATCTTAACTATCTTTCTAATTTTCAGCTTATGGTAGCTTATTAGAGCTTACCTTTCATGGTATTGTTTGATTGTTTGATAAATATCCAGAGCTTATGGAAGGAATAAACAATAAACTTTAGAAAAATTAGCCACTTTAGCTTTAAAGCTAAACTCCTAACTTATGAGATGATGATAAATTATATAATCACCCTCTATAATGTATTTATTTCCCTTTTAGTTAATTCACTTTGTAATTACCCTCTATACTGTATTTATTGTCCTTTTAGTTGATTCACTCTCAATTACCTACTTTATCAACACTTGTAAAAAAGTAATAAATTATCGCTTTCAGCTTTCACTTTAGTGCGATGTAGATGATGTCCGAAATGATATCCTTTGTACTTTGTAGAGTCTTGACATTCTTTCGTATTCATTGCTATATGAGTGTTCTATATGTTTGAATGTTTGATAATGCTTGTGCAACGATGAATATGCATAATGAATTATCTTCTTGTTATTTGTGGTCAAACAGATATGTAGCAGTTGGGAATGAGCCATTTTTGGCAACTTATAACGGTTCGTTTTTAAGATACACTTTTCCAGCTCTTCGAAACATCCAAGCTGCTCTTGTAAAAGCGGGTCATGGGAACAAGGTTAAAGTCACAGTACCTCAGAATGCAGATGTCTACTCGAGCTCAACTTCGGCCCCATCTAGTGGTGACTTTCGAGCTGACATTCACGACTACATTTTCCAAATCACCAAATTTTTGAATGACAACGGATCCCCTTTTACCGTCAATATCTACCCCTTCATAAGTCTTTATATCGATTCCAATTTCCCAGTTGAATACGCGTTCTTTGATGGTCAAGCAACTCCGGTGAATGATGGTGGGACAACTTACACCAACATGTTTGATGCCAATTACGATACCCTTGTGTGGGCCCTACAAAAGAATGGGTTCCCAAATATGGGAATTATAGTGGGAGAAATCGGGTGGCCTAGTGATGGGGACCGAAATGGTAACATCGAGTATGCTCAAAGGTTCATGCAAGGGTTCATGACCCATATAGCCCAGGGGAAAGGGACACCTATGAGACAGGGGCCGATTGAAGCATATTTATTCAGTTTAATCGATGAAGATGGAAAAAGCATTCAACCCGGAAACTTTGAAAGACATTGGGGAGTGTTTTACTTTGATGGTCAACCGAAATACTCGTTGAACCTTGGAACAACACAAACCGGGGCCCTTGTTCCAGCTCGAAACTTAAAATATCTACAACGGAAATGGTGCGTATTTAAGGATTCGGTTAGGTTGGATGACCCTTCAATAGCTCAAGCGGTAAGTTACGCTTGTGCCCTTGGGGATTGTACTAGTCTTGGGTACGAAACATCTTGTGGTGGATTAGATGCTAAACAGAACATTTCATATGCTTTTAATAGTTATTATCAGATAAACAATCAGCTTGATGAAGCATGCAAGTTCCCTAATGTTTCCACTATCACTAAAGAAGACCCTTCAACCGGAAGCTGCAGGTTTGGGATTATGATTGAGCCGTATTACGGGGGTGCTAACAAACGGGTCAGTTTGGGTGGTTTACTTGCAGGACTAGCTGTGTTACTGCTTACAGTTCTGTAAATGATTTGTATGGTTTCATGTCTCAAACATGTGATCTTATTTAGTGAAGAGCATCTGTCTAATTGTGATATTTGAGCTCTTCAATTTTGTATGCAACTTTTAAAATTTATTAGTAGCTTTTTGTCACTTGAATTTTTGTGGTAATTTTAGGTCAAAAGCTGGCATCTTTACTGTTGTGATCAGTTGGATTTGTCATTTTTTGGTCATACATGATAAACTTGCAACTTTACCTTTGTTCAAATACTGGTAAACGTTTATGTAAAAAATTCTTGAAAGTCATTTtttatttatctagggtaaaataatgtattttcgtttttttttttttttttactgaaaCATTGTTGTTGGTTGAAGTTGATGAAACCTTGACATGTAACTTTGAACTTGGTTGTATTTCCGGTCTTTTTGTGCTGGCATGCTTATTTATGGGGCGATACAGGATTAGGATCACCATGTTATCGTTATTGATCAGACTTTTTTGCTCCCTTGTTGATCAGACTTTTTTAACTAAAGGTTGACGGAGGGATGATGATTACAAATTTttgaaaataaaatgataaaagCAAAATTGACGTGACTGCAATAATATGAGTATTGTTGAGATTCTAACCTCGAAGGGTTGATCCTTAGTTAGAATGGTTGAGATGGAAGGGGTGTTGGGGGTTGACTTTTGTCGAGCTTCCAAAATGATCGTAAGGTATTGGGTTGGATAAAGTGTGTGAATTGACCTCCTATATGACACTTAGCCGTGTTATTTATAGCGTAGTAACTAAAGGTTATTAATATAACCGTTCTTTCAAAACTGTCATTTCTTAACTACTATTCAAGAACGTTCATATCAGACCTACCACCTGCTCCGCATCTTCTTACGTTGTCTGAGAAATCTGAACACGTGTCATGGTCCTGAATGCCAACGTGGCAGAGAGAACGCTACACCTTGACACCGCGTAGCGCATGTTTAACTTTGCCTCATGCCAATTTAATTAATAATCTGCTCAATACTTAAGCGAAGTACAACTCATACACCATGCGTTGCACGTAACCGTGGCATGGCGTGACTCACGTCATTAGCTATCATTAAGAGTCCTACTAGTAGAATATTAGTAAAAGTTTGCCAAAGAAAAGATCAAGACTCAAGAGTGCATTTTAAAGGTATTGAGTAATAAAAACAGCCAAAGGGCTATTTGCCTAACAATATTAGGATAACTCATCAACTCTACGTAAGTTTCAAGTTTTGGGTACAAAATGTTTGATACCATATTGTAACGCCCTCGTAGCTAAATCAATGGACTAACCAGATTACAAGCTAGATATTTTCAAGTTTCAATTAAAATTATAGTGAAAAATATTAATTAGCCACTAATTTAGTCTAGTATTGAAAGTATTGAAAGGTTATATAAGGCTTGTTTGGTCTATTGTAACATAGTTTAAGCTTTTATCGATGACCTTGTCATTAAAGAATTTTTCCTAAGCCTCACACATACTATATCCGTGATATAACAGAAGGGAATCAGTGGCAGAGAGAGTGAAACTAGTGTAATGGGTAAAAAAATAAATAAGACAAAATTACATGGGTTTGCAAAAAACTACACAGATAGTCCAAACTTGATTTTTTTAACATTTTTAGTCCCGAAGTATGCATTTTATTCGCGGATAGTCCAATCAGCTGACAGACGTTCAACTAATTCTGTTTGTTGCTTGCACGTGCCAAGCcagtgagggtattttcgtcattttttATCTCTGTCGTTGTTTTCTTACATTTTCTTTTCTCCTCTCCGTTATCATTTTATGAAGAATTGTGtcttttatcaaaaaaaaaaaaaaaaaaaaaaaaaaaaaaaaaaaaaaactactactAACAAATATACCTTTCAGTTTAATAACTCTAGTTAGCTTAATCAAATGTTCACTTCACATTCTCCTAACTTGTAACAAAACTCAACTCGAAATCTATTTGTCTCAAgtaaatcacaatcacaccaaaaTGGCCAATAACACTAAATTACCGacatatgaacacaataacaagagtcgtgaaatgtcccgttcttattgattaaaaacgttccatattaattgatttcgttgcgaggttttgacctctatatgagacgtttttcaaagactgcattcatttttaaaacaaactataacctttatttcatagataaaggttttaaaaagctttacgtagattatcaaataatgataatctaaaatatcctgtttacacacgaccattacataatggtttacaatacaaatatgttacaacaaaataagtttcttgaatgcagtttttacacaatatcatacaagcatggactccaaatctcgtccttatttaagtatgcgacagcggaagctcttaataatcacctgagaataaacatgcttaaaacgtcaacaaaaatgttggtgagttataggtttaacctatatatatcaaatcataataatagaccacaagatttcatatttcaatacacatcccatacatagagataaaaatcattcatatggtgaacacctggtaaccgacattaacaagatgcatatttaagaatatccccatcattccgggacacccttcggatatgatataaatttcgaagtactaaagcatccggtactttggatggggtttgttaggcccaatagatctatctttaggattcgcgtcaattagggtgtctgttccctaattcttagattaccagacttaataaaaagggcatattcgattttgataattcaaccatagaatgtagtttcacgtacttgtgtctattttgtaaatcatttataaaacctgcatgtattctcatcccaaaaatattagattttaaaagtgggactataactcactttcacagatttttacttcgtcgggaagtaagacttggccactggttgattcacgaacctataacaatatatacatatatatcaaagtatgttcaaaatatatttacaacacttttaatatattttgatgttttaagtttattaagtcagctgtcctcgttagtaacctacaactagttgtccacagttagatgtacataaataaatcgataaatattatcttgaatcaatccacgacccagtgtatacgtatctcagtattgatcacaactcaaactatatatattttggaatcaacctcaaccctgtatagctaactccaacattcacatatagagtgtctatggttgttccgaaatatatatagatgtgtcgacatgataggtcgaaacattgtatacgtgtctatggtatctcaagattacataatatacaatacaagttgattaagttatggttggaatagatttgttaccaattttcacgtagctaaaatgagaaaaattatccaatcttgttttacccataacttcttcattttaaatccgttttgagtgaatcaaattgctatggtttcatattgaactctattttatgaatctaaatagaaaaagtataggtttatagtcagaaaaataagttacaagtcgtttttgtaaaggtagtaatttcagtcgaaagaacgacgtctagatgaccattttagaaaacatacttccactttgagtttaaccataatttttggatatagtttcatgttcataataaaaatcattttctcagaataacaacttttaaatcaaagtttatcatagtttttaattaactaacccaaaacagcccgcggtgttactacgacggtgtaaatccggttttacggtgtttttcgtgttttcaggttttaaatcattaagttagcatatcatataggtatagaacatgtgtttagttgattttaaaagtcaagttagaaggattaacttttgtttgcgaacaagtttagaattaactaaactatgttctagtgattacaagtttaaaccttcgaataagatagctttatatgtatgaattgaatgatgttatgaacatcattactaccttaagttccttggataaacctactggaaaagagaaaaatggatctagcttcaacgggtccttggatggctcgaagttcttgaagcagaatcatgacacgaaaacaagttcaagtaagatcatcacttgaaataagattgttatagttatagaaattgaaccaaagttttaatatgattattaccttgtattagaatgataacctactgtaagaaacaaagatttcttgaggttggatgatcaccttacaagattggaagtgagctagcaaacttgaaagtattcttgattttatgtaacaagaacttgtagaatatatgaagaacacttagaacttgaagatagaacttgagagagataaattagatgaagaaaattgaagaatgaaagtgtttgtaggtgtttttggtcgttggtgtatggattagatataaaggatatgtaattttgttttcatgtaaataagtcatgaatgattactcatatttttgtaattttatgagatatttcatgctagttgccaaatgatggttcccacatgtgttaggtgactcacatgggctgctaagagctgatcattggagtgtatataccaatagtacatacatctaaaagctgtgtattgtacgagtatgaatacgggtgcatacgagtagaattgttgatgaaactgaacgaggatgtaattgtaagcatttttgttaagtagaagtattttgataagtgtattgaagtctttcaaaagtgtataaatacatattaaaacactacatgtatatacattttaactgagtcgttaagtcatcgttagtcgttacatgtaaatgttgttttgaaacctttaggttaacgatcttgttgaatattgttaacccattgtttattataacaaatgagatgttaaattattatattatcatgatattatgatatataatatatcttagtatgatgtatatacagttaaatgtcgttacaa includes these proteins:
- the LOC139852674 gene encoding glucan endo-1,3-beta-glucosidase 6-like — encoded protein: MKNPTRVYQVCLILLLIPFFCWMKPVNGIGANWGTQSSHPLPPETVVRMLVENGIQKVKLFDADYGALRALSKSGIQVMVGIPNDLLATMAGSMKAADKWVSKNVSDHLSNSVDIRYVAVGNEPFLATYNGSFLRYTFPALRNIQAALVKAGHGNKVKVTVPQNADVYSSSTSAPSSGDFRADIHDYIFQITKFLNDNGSPFTVNIYPFISLYIDSNFPVEYAFFDGQATPVNDGGTTYTNMFDANYDTLVWALQKNGFPNMGIIVGEIGWPSDGDRNGNIEYAQRFMQGFMTHIAQGKGTPMRQGPIEAYLFSLIDEDGKSIQPGNFERHWGVFYFDGQPKYSLNLGTTQTGALVPARNLKYLQRKWCVFKDSVRLDDPSIAQAVSYACALGDCTSLGYETSCGGLDAKQNISYAFNSYYQINNQLDEACKFPNVSTITKEDPSTGSCRFGIMIEPYYGGANKRVSLGGLLAGLAVLLLTVL